From Candidatus Edwardsbacteria bacterium, a single genomic window includes:
- the pal gene encoding peptidoglycan-associated lipoprotein Pal gives MIIAGLFAGGCAKKQAVEQKETTAQAQQEAKAPEPPVQKPEPKLEFKTVYFDLDSYELKDEYRKILSVISVALRGKPSVTIRLEGHCDERGTIEYNLALGEKRANAVKGYLVNLGTSGAAFKTTSYGKERPAALGHDEASWAKNRRVEFIIEKQ, from the coding sequence ATGATTATTGCGGGGCTTTTTGCCGGGGGCTGCGCCAAGAAACAGGCGGTTGAACAGAAGGAAACGACCGCTCAAGCCCAGCAGGAAGCCAAGGCTCCCGAACCGCCAGTCCAGAAGCCGGAGCCTAAATTGGAATTCAAAACGGTATATTTCGATCTGGATTCATATGAGCTGAAGGACGAATACCGAAAAATTCTTTCCGTGATATCCGTGGCTCTCAGGGGCAAACCCAGTGTGACGATCCGGCTGGAGGGGCATTGCGACGAAAGGGGAACCATCGAATACAACCTGGCCCTGGGCGAGAAAAGGGCCAATGCCGTCAAGGGATACCTGGTAAACTTGGGGACCTCCGGAGCAGCGTTCAAGACAACCAGTTACGGCAAGGAACGTCCGGCGGCATTGGGACACGATGAGGCTAGTTGGGCAAAGAACCGCCGGGTGGAATTTATAATAGAAAAGCAGTAA
- a CDS encoding sodium:calcium antiporter: protein MFFVWFKLVLLVAVIVFAGSKLSRYGDILGEKLGLSGSWIGVVLLAAVTSLPELFSGISSSALVRQPDLALGNIYGACVMNLVVVAVISTLHTEGPISAR from the coding sequence ATGTTTTTTGTCTGGTTTAAACTGGTATTGCTGGTAGCAGTGATCGTCTTCGCCGGCTCCAAGTTGTCGCGTTACGGCGATATTTTGGGCGAGAAGCTGGGGCTATCGGGCAGTTGGATAGGGGTGGTGCTGCTGGCCGCGGTGACCTCCCTGCCGGAGTTGTTCTCGGGCATCTCCTCCTCGGCCTTGGTGCGCCAGCCGGATCTGGCCCTGGGGAATATCTACGGAGCCTGCGTGATGAACCTGGTGGTGGTGGCGGTGATCAGCACCCTGCATACCGAGGGTCCGATATCTGCCAGG